The following are encoded together in the Cicer arietinum cultivar CDC Frontier isolate Library 1 chromosome 2, Cicar.CDCFrontier_v2.0, whole genome shotgun sequence genome:
- the LOC101512371 gene encoding uncharacterized protein — MEHHSFSSHPNSGNSSPQSRELLDNDNRSSFDELPLSSNGYKVKLMISYGGKIQPRSHDNHFSYIGGDTKILAVDRTVKLSTLIVKLSSMANSDVCFKYQLPGEDLDALISVTNEEDLDQMMIEYDRLFRASPKPARMRLFIFPIPNKNANASSGSSASAINLTAAEDSKSEGNWFVEALNSVHVQPLEDSSPPPTTNPDYLFGLDKPYSAANQAEFPATVPDFAAKDMECGPETVRETEIHEVQAANNEQQMKSDGEKGRINGDVDCYTTEKVTPLVTNVPAHHTQVQLHSGSIPVHARGPVPVHVSGPVHVSGPVPVHVSGPVPVQSSLSPERYNVASGYSMGYPNEVSPVYLIQTASGFYQAVRPVTGPTGQPVYFAYSPIVNNVAYSNGSDLPDVVSERRYSYFPDRSALPRQAAAPGGDGWN, encoded by the coding sequence ATGGAGCATCATTCCTTCTCTTCCCATCCAAATTCAGGCAATTCCTCCCCTCAATCTCGCGAATTGCTCGACAATGACAATCGTTCATCATTCGATGAACTGCCGTTATCTTCCAACGGTTACAAAGTCAAGCTCATGATCAGCTACGGTGGAAAAATCCAACCTAGGTCACACGACAATCACTTTTCATACATCGGCGGCGACACCAAAATCCTCGCCGTAGATCGCACTGTCAAATTATCCACTCTCATTGTTAAGCTCTCATCAATGGCGAATTCCGACGTCTGCTTCAAATACCAACTCCCCGGTGAAGATCTTGATGCTTTGATCTCAGTTACCAATGAAGAAGATCTCGATCAAATGATGATCGAGTACGATCGTCTCTTTCGCGCTTCACCTAAACCAGCGAGGATGAGGCTCTTCATTTTTCCAATCCCTAACAAAAATGCAAATGCATCTTCTGGTTCTTCCGCCTCTGCGATCAATCTCACTGCCGCGGAGGACTCCAAATCGGAAGGTAATTGGTTCGTTGAAGCTCTCAATTCCGTTCACGTTCAGCCGTTGGAAGATTCTTCTCCGCCGCCAACTACGAATCCGGATTACCTGTTTGGATTAGATAAGCCGTACTCCGCGGCAAATCAGGCGGAATTCCCGGCGACGGTTCCGGATTTCGCGGCGAAAGACATGGAATGTGGGCCCGAGACGGTTAGAGAAACCGAGATTCATGAAGTGCAGGCTGCGAATAATGAACAGCAAATGAAAAGTGACGGAGAAAAAGGAAGAATTAACGGCGATGTTGACTGTTACACTACGGAAAAAGTGACGCCGTTAGTTACTAATGTACCTGCTCATCATACTCAAGTTCAACTTCATTCCGGTTCGATTCCGGTTCATGCTCGTGGACCGGTTCCGGTTCATGTTTCTGGACCGGTTCATGTTTCTGGACCGGTTCCGGTTCATGTTTCTGGACCGGTTCCGGTTCAGTCATCGCTTTCACCAGAAAGGTATAATGTGGCTAGTGGTTACTCGATGGGGTATCCAAATGAAGTGTCACCGGTTTATCTGATCCAAACAGCTTCAGGATTCTACCAAGCAGTGAGGCCAGTAACCGGACCTACCGGTCAACCTGTTTATTTCGCATATTCACCAATTGTGAACAATGTTGCTTACAGTAATGGTTCAGATTTACCTGATGTGGTTTCCGAGCGTAGATATTCGTATTTCCCTGACAGGTCAGCATTGCCACGGCAGGCGGCGGCACCGGGTGGTGACGGCTGGAATTGA